In Leptospira sp. WS58.C1, a single genomic region encodes these proteins:
- the amt gene encoding ammonium transporter — MPKTSFDILWIILSSGLVFFMQAGFLCLESGLTRTKNSINVAIKNITDFGIATLVFYSIGFGLMFGTTYFGWIGKDTFFPDFSNTSPETSVFFLFQLMFCGTAATIVSGAVAERMKFGAYIIVTTIISSLIYPIFGHWVWGRDLQNWNQFTGWLSQLGFMDFAGSTAVHSVGGWVGLSAMMLIGNRTGKYGKDGSVRKITGHNLPLAMLGTLILWFGWIGFNGGSTLAFSSEVPKIIVNTMFAASGGMASGLIYGWLRLKYAEATLPLNGTLAGLVAITAPCNAVNSMESLFIGLVAGILMFEAGAILDKLKLDDAVGAVPVHLVSGIWGTLAVGFFGDLSVLGTGLDRTTQILVQLLGVISCAILSFGVSYPLLFMIHRFYSLRVSPQNEYQGLNYTEHRATTELIDLFMEMEYQKQTGDLSQDLSIEPFTEVGQIAERYNLVLDKIRTNIKEKETLAVELEHNLSLLQSDLSTARKIQSGIISQEDKLTGELEITVRYLPLTEVGGDFFDIMELRPGLTRVFLADATGHGVQAALLTMAIKAIYESLKRGIYSVTEILYHLNNEFLHTFKNLNQFFTCIVVDIDTNLNLIRYSSAGHVPQYLIQGQEVHSLEKTGRIMGVIPNTRYTSNEMEFAQDSKLILFTDGLFEQWNSHKEEFGEGRVEEIVGNLKGIPMGQGIDQILNKLDEFLAGAPKQDDISVLGISRKTKK, encoded by the coding sequence ATGCCTAAAACGAGTTTCGATATTCTTTGGATCATTCTTTCTTCCGGATTGGTATTTTTTATGCAGGCCGGATTTTTGTGTTTAGAATCCGGCCTAACCCGAACCAAAAACTCGATCAATGTAGCGATTAAGAATATTACGGATTTCGGAATCGCTACTCTCGTTTTCTACTCGATAGGATTCGGACTGATGTTCGGCACAACCTATTTCGGTTGGATTGGAAAGGATACTTTCTTCCCTGATTTTTCAAATACGAGTCCGGAAACTTCCGTTTTCTTTTTATTCCAACTCATGTTCTGCGGAACTGCAGCTACAATCGTTTCCGGAGCCGTTGCCGAAAGAATGAAGTTCGGCGCGTATATCATCGTCACTACTATTATTTCTTCTTTGATCTATCCGATCTTTGGTCATTGGGTCTGGGGAAGAGATCTACAAAATTGGAATCAATTTACCGGTTGGCTTTCTCAACTAGGCTTTATGGACTTCGCAGGTTCCACTGCAGTACATAGTGTAGGGGGATGGGTCGGACTTTCAGCGATGATGCTCATTGGCAATCGCACCGGAAAATATGGCAAGGATGGATCAGTTCGTAAGATCACAGGGCATAATCTTCCGCTCGCGATGTTAGGAACATTGATCCTTTGGTTTGGTTGGATCGGATTTAATGGGGGAAGCACTCTTGCCTTTTCTTCCGAGGTTCCAAAAATTATCGTAAATACTATGTTTGCAGCTTCCGGAGGAATGGCTTCCGGTTTGATCTATGGATGGCTGCGTTTGAAATATGCAGAAGCCACTCTTCCTTTAAACGGGACCTTGGCAGGGCTTGTCGCAATCACTGCTCCTTGTAATGCGGTCAATTCTATGGAATCACTTTTTATAGGATTAGTTGCAGGGATCTTAATGTTCGAAGCGGGAGCAATATTAGATAAGCTTAAATTAGACGATGCAGTTGGTGCCGTTCCAGTACATCTTGTCTCCGGGATCTGGGGTACGTTGGCAGTTGGATTTTTCGGAGATCTTTCCGTTTTAGGAACAGGTTTGGATAGGACTACTCAGATCCTGGTACAGTTGTTAGGTGTGATTTCTTGTGCGATCCTTTCTTTTGGAGTAAGTTATCCGCTTTTGTTTATGATCCATCGGTTTTATAGTCTGAGAGTCTCTCCCCAAAACGAATACCAAGGTTTGAATTATACGGAACATAGGGCTACTACCGAATTAATCGATTTGTTTATGGAAATGGAATATCAAAAACAGACGGGAGATCTAAGCCAAGATCTTTCCATAGAACCGTTTACGGAAGTGGGGCAGATCGCAGAAAGATATAATTTGGTATTGGATAAAATTAGGACTAATATTAAAGAAAAAGAGACCTTAGCTGTTGAGTTGGAACATAATCTAAGTTTATTACAAAGTGATCTATCCACTGCACGTAAAATTCAATCAGGTATCATTTCTCAAGAGGACAAACTTACGGGAGAATTGGAGATTACCGTGAGATATCTTCCTTTGACGGAAGTTGGAGGGGATTTTTTCGATATTATGGAACTTCGTCCGGGACTCACTCGCGTATTCCTTGCTGATGCAACTGGCCATGGGGTGCAAGCAGCACTCTTGACTATGGCCATTAAAGCAATTTATGAATCCTTAAAACGCGGGATTTATAGCGTAACTGAAATTCTGTATCATTTAAACAATGAGTTCTTACATACTTTTAAAAATTTGAATCAGTTCTTCACTTGTATCGTTGTAGACATCGATACGAATCTAAACTTGATCCGATATTCTTCCGCCGGACATGTGCCCCAATATTTGATCCAGGGTCAAGAGGTCCATTCTTTGGAAAAAACCGGAAGGATCATGGGTGTAATCCCGAACACTAGATACACCTCGAATGAGATGGAATTTGCCCAAGATTCTAAACTGATTCTCTTTACCGACGGTCTTTTCGAACAATGGAATTCTCATAAGGAGGAATTCGGAGAAGGTAGGGTGGAGGAGATCGTGGGGAATTTGAAAGGAATTCCTATGGGACAAGGGATCGATCAAATTTTAAATAAGTTAGACGAATTCTTGGCAGGAGCCCCTAAGCAGGATGACATTTCCGTTTTAGGGATCAGTAGGAAAACTAAAAAATAG
- a CDS encoding phosphotransferase family protein, giving the protein MPTKKTNRPNPGNSLAIGRSAEILEYGPSKILKLFFKDTPSSEIDTEYSNSVIAFSTGATSMKCHEKVKIGDRKGLVFDRLEGISLTKLPDKKPLTFFSLSKTLADLHLDLHNKKTKKMKDIRSEAIKTLSREPISFLSKEEKKVAKQLLGSLPEGSSILHLDFHPENVVVTKDSFVIIDWMTALRGDPAADVASTVFLFQDAELWPGTPFLKILFYTVVRKFILKGYLKRYLSVSGMDWKDIERWRLPILIFRLGLWNIESERPALQKEIREILTSSKAGK; this is encoded by the coding sequence ATGCCCACTAAAAAAACAAACCGACCCAATCCTGGAAATTCATTAGCAATCGGTAGGTCCGCGGAAATTTTGGAATATGGACCAAGCAAGATCCTGAAATTATTTTTTAAGGATACCCCTTCCTCCGAAATAGATACGGAATATTCTAATTCCGTAATCGCTTTTTCCACGGGTGCCACTTCCATGAAATGTCATGAGAAGGTCAAGATCGGAGACAGAAAAGGACTAGTCTTCGACAGATTGGAGGGAATTTCTCTCACCAAACTTCCGGACAAAAAACCTCTGACTTTTTTCAGTCTTTCTAAAACACTCGCAGACCTTCATCTGGATTTGCATAATAAAAAAACCAAAAAAATGAAGGATATCAGATCGGAAGCGATTAAAACTCTCTCAAGAGAACCGATTTCTTTTTTAAGTAAGGAAGAGAAGAAGGTCGCAAAACAATTATTAGGGTCTTTGCCGGAAGGTTCTTCCATTTTACATCTGGATTTTCATCCCGAAAATGTGGTCGTAACAAAGGATTCCTTTGTGATCATAGATTGGATGACCGCTTTAAGAGGAGATCCTGCAGCGGATGTTGCTTCTACCGTTTTTCTGTTCCAAGACGCGGAACTTTGGCCTGGGACTCCTTTCTTAAAGATCCTATTCTATACTGTGGTCCGAAAGTTCATCTTAAAAGGGTATTTGAAAAGATATCTTTCCGTCTCCGGAATGGATTGGAAAGATATAGAAAGATGGAGACTTCCTATATTAATTTTTCGTTTAGGACTTTGGAATATAGAAAGTGAAAGACCTGCTCTTCAAAAAGAGATCAGAGAGATCCTCACTTCTTCTAAGGCAGGTAAATGA
- a CDS encoding MarR family winged helix-turn-helix transcriptional regulator, translating into MKNRPSTSELKKIGLSCLNVSLRRTARLITSYYDSILKPSGLRITQFSILVGIGHEEECSITDLSRLTDIDRTTLQRSLEILKRDGLIKIEKKEAGNIRNLSLTKKGESKLSEAILLWQEAQTEITKSLGKPKFQETLRILSEVRKIPVLETYNQV; encoded by the coding sequence ATGAAAAACAGACCTTCCACTTCCGAACTCAAAAAAATAGGACTATCCTGCTTGAACGTAAGTTTAAGAAGGACTGCAAGATTAATTACTTCCTATTATGATTCCATACTCAAACCTTCCGGGCTAAGGATCACACAATTCAGCATATTAGTAGGAATAGGACACGAAGAAGAATGTAGTATCACGGATCTTTCCAGGCTCACCGACATAGACAGGACCACCCTGCAAAGAAGTTTAGAGATCTTAAAACGGGATGGTCTGATCAAGATCGAAAAAAAAGAGGCCGGGAATATCCGAAATCTTTCCCTCACTAAAAAGGGAGAATCCAAATTATCGGAAGCAATTCTACTTTGGCAGGAAGCGCAAACAGAGATAACTAAATCATTAGGAAAACCTAAATTCCAAGAAACCTTAAGGATACTCTCTGAAGTCAGAAAAATCCCGGTATTGGAAACCTATAACCAAGTCTAA
- a CDS encoding DUF302 domain-containing protein encodes MKYIVESAKSVEQASLDLQKNVAEAKYGVLHVHDLKETMKKKGVEFPEECRIFEVCNPLRASKVLSEDMEMNFALPCRISVYTDHGKTKIGMIRPEPLLRTLSDSKVLAQEAREVESDLIRIIQSSK; translated from the coding sequence ATGAAATATATCGTTGAGTCGGCCAAGAGTGTGGAGCAAGCTTCTTTGGATTTGCAGAAGAACGTAGCCGAGGCGAAATATGGAGTGTTACATGTTCACGACCTCAAGGAAACTATGAAAAAGAAAGGGGTCGAATTTCCGGAAGAATGCCGAATTTTCGAAGTTTGCAACCCGCTCCGTGCGAGTAAAGTGCTAAGCGAGGATATGGAGATGAATTTCGCGCTACCTTGCCGGATCTCCGTTTACACTGATCATGGGAAAACTAAGATTGGAATGATCAGACCCGAACCCCTTTTGCGGACTTTGTCCGACTCGAAAGTTTTGGCACAAGAGGCAAGAGAGGTCGAATCGGATTTGATTCGAATTATCCAATCTAGTAAGTAA
- a CDS encoding thiolase family protein gives MVVIVDGARTPFGKFGGGLKEYSSSDLAVITAKETVRKTGVDPTKIEESIYGNVIQDNKDSAYLSRHISLRSGLSEQSSALTVNRLCGSGLESILIGARKILSKENSLILAGGTESMSNAPFVLKGARWGNKYGDAIAEDRLAQSLTDCFVDLTMGMTAENISQHFKISRSEQDEWAGISQVRAEKATKSGTFSSEMISVQTGGKKSVLLEKDEQIRGEECVVQLKNLPTAFLKDGTVTAGNASGINDGAASILLASEDWAKTNGTKPLASILGYSNVGCDPKMMGLGPVFAIPKALQNAGLNLKDIDLFEINEAYASQTLAVIGELGLDPERTNVNGGAIAIGHPLGASGTRVTLALAYELKRRNLRYGVASLCIGGGQGIAIVLENYESRK, from the coding sequence ATGGTAGTCATAGTAGACGGGGCAAGGACCCCTTTTGGAAAGTTCGGCGGAGGATTAAAAGAATATAGTTCCTCCGACTTGGCGGTGATCACAGCCAAAGAGACCGTACGTAAAACAGGAGTGGACCCTACTAAAATAGAGGAATCTATTTATGGAAATGTAATACAGGATAATAAGGACTCCGCATATCTTTCCAGACATATCTCTCTCAGATCGGGACTTTCAGAACAATCCAGCGCACTCACCGTAAATCGACTTTGCGGTTCCGGATTAGAAAGTATCCTGATAGGCGCGCGTAAAATTCTCTCCAAAGAAAACAGCCTTATCCTCGCCGGAGGGACAGAATCCATGAGTAACGCTCCATTCGTATTAAAAGGAGCCAGATGGGGAAACAAGTACGGGGATGCCATCGCAGAAGATAGATTAGCCCAAAGTCTCACGGATTGTTTTGTGGACCTGACCATGGGGATGACTGCCGAGAATATCTCCCAACATTTTAAAATTTCCAGATCGGAACAAGACGAATGGGCTGGAATTTCACAAGTTCGAGCGGAGAAGGCCACAAAGAGCGGAACCTTCTCCTCCGAAATGATATCCGTCCAAACCGGAGGCAAAAAATCCGTATTACTCGAAAAAGACGAACAGATCCGAGGAGAAGAATGTGTGGTCCAATTGAAAAATCTACCCACAGCATTTTTGAAAGATGGAACTGTCACTGCGGGAAATGCTTCCGGGATCAACGATGGAGCCGCCTCGATTCTACTTGCCTCGGAAGATTGGGCAAAAACGAATGGGACCAAACCTTTAGCGTCTATATTAGGTTATTCGAATGTCGGTTGCGATCCTAAAATGATGGGCCTTGGTCCTGTGTTTGCCATCCCGAAGGCTCTCCAAAATGCGGGACTGAATTTGAAAGATATAGATCTATTCGAGATCAACGAGGCATATGCTTCCCAAACCTTGGCAGTGATCGGAGAATTGGGATTAGATCCGGAAAGAACAAACGTAAACGGAGGAGCAATCGCGATCGGCCATCCACTCGGAGCAAGCGGGACCAGAGTGACATTGGCGCTTGCTTATGAACTCAAACGTAGAAATCTAAGATACGGAGTGGCCTCTCTTTGTATAGGAGGAGGACAAGGTATCGCAATCGTATTAGAAAATTACGAATCTAGAAAATAG
- a CDS encoding Crp/Fnr family transcriptional regulator — protein sequence MLSVQTGDHWAEIQREFTYELSSIGIRKKILKGEVVFGERDPYDGFFEIVSGIFKVYSLSQDGKEAILKVFYPGELIASHPIFQPQEPCFYPAFCEALKDGELIYYPKREFTSFLFENNKALYLFSAVTIQHLNYFRKKLVENLHLSVKDRILNFLKECGASQKFITLPITKNQLASLIGTTPESVSRAFRSLLDECILEEKDSSYRILKENRSKLPHEFPALRQ from the coding sequence ATGTTAAGCGTTCAAACAGGTGATCATTGGGCCGAAATTCAAAGAGAATTCACATATGAACTTTCATCTATCGGCATCAGAAAAAAGATCCTAAAAGGCGAAGTGGTTTTCGGAGAAAGAGATCCTTACGACGGATTTTTTGAGATCGTATCAGGTATCTTTAAAGTGTATTCCTTGTCCCAGGACGGAAAAGAAGCCATCTTAAAAGTATTTTATCCGGGAGAATTGATCGCTTCTCATCCGATCTTTCAACCGCAAGAGCCATGTTTTTATCCCGCATTCTGCGAGGCCTTAAAGGATGGAGAATTGATCTATTATCCTAAAAGAGAATTCACCTCCTTCTTATTCGAAAATAATAAAGCGCTTTATTTATTTTCAGCGGTTACCATCCAGCATCTGAATTATTTCAGAAAAAAATTGGTAGAGAATCTTCACCTCTCCGTAAAAGACAGGATCTTAAATTTTTTAAAAGAATGCGGGGCCTCTCAGAAATTTATCACACTTCCCATCACTAAAAATCAATTGGCCTCGTTGATCGGCACCACCCCCGAATCGGTAAGCAGGGCGTTTAGATCCCTTTTGGACGAGTGTATTCTGGAGGAAAAAGATTCTTCTTATCGGATACTAAAAGAGAATCGATCCAAACTACCCCATGAATTCCCGGCTTTGAGGCAATAA
- a CDS encoding glycerol-3-phosphate dehydrogenase/oxidase, protein MKPQKLERFIEKLGEEARFDVLIIGGGITGSALAYEVASRGLSVALVEKEDFGGATSSATGKLIHGGLRYLKRFDLSLVREALKERRILSNIAPNLVYPYPMILPDPGLLERVGLFVYDLLSFDRNWTWDRSKKIPAHKILSKKEIRSRGLAMDSAIYFYDCIMPSPERLTLAFLKSAVQEGASVSNYTKAEELIFEGNRVIGAFVKDLIHNKNVKLNASVIVNASGPWSQDFLNGTKKIKVPIPKTRSEGIYLITKKYFDTMVLHVGKKGHFSFAPWRGKNMIGPTEKAYYGPVEDWKLSSESILEFLEYINSSGLLSEKLKVQDVEFAYGGLRPLAETGGEDKETYSASRKSELQDHSKDRIEGLISAGGGKYTTSRHFAEKIFKLIRKKSSKKVGPNVSKKKFLKGCEIPDIQSYLEKAKTSHPDFPKNTIEYLVRHYGTEYESILELADSSGQLSEVLDEDGELAAQVLYAIRFEMAMNLQDIFLRRTGLGTVGLPTDEVISKVVEIAGKEWRWTNEKKSEEIQKLKRRLKVPVSF, encoded by the coding sequence ATGAAGCCTCAGAAATTGGAACGTTTTATCGAAAAACTAGGCGAAGAGGCTCGTTTTGACGTATTGATCATAGGGGGTGGGATCACAGGTTCTGCCTTAGCCTACGAAGTTGCAAGTAGGGGACTTTCCGTCGCCCTGGTCGAAAAAGAAGATTTCGGCGGAGCAACATCATCTGCCACAGGAAAGTTGATCCACGGCGGCTTAAGATACTTAAAACGTTTTGATCTGTCCTTAGTCAGAGAAGCGCTCAAGGAAAGAAGGATCTTATCCAATATTGCTCCGAACCTGGTCTATCCTTATCCTATGATCCTGCCGGATCCCGGCCTTCTGGAAAGAGTCGGTCTATTCGTATACGATCTACTTTCTTTCGATCGAAATTGGACTTGGGACAGATCCAAAAAGATCCCCGCGCATAAAATCCTTTCTAAAAAAGAGATCCGAAGTCGCGGCTTGGCGATGGACTCTGCGATCTATTTTTACGATTGTATTATGCCAAGTCCCGAAAGATTGACACTTGCATTTCTAAAATCAGCAGTACAAGAAGGTGCCTCCGTTTCCAATTATACAAAAGCGGAAGAATTGATCTTCGAAGGGAATCGGGTTATAGGTGCCTTCGTTAAAGACCTCATTCATAATAAAAACGTAAAATTAAACGCGTCCGTAATCGTGAACGCATCCGGTCCTTGGAGCCAGGATTTTCTGAACGGAACTAAAAAAATAAAAGTCCCTATTCCTAAAACAAGATCCGAAGGGATCTATCTAATCACTAAAAAATACTTTGATACAATGGTGCTCCATGTAGGTAAAAAAGGCCATTTCAGTTTCGCTCCTTGGAGAGGGAAAAATATGATAGGCCCGACCGAAAAAGCCTATTATGGTCCTGTGGAAGATTGGAAACTTTCTTCTGAAAGTATTTTAGAATTTTTGGAATATATCAATTCTTCCGGTCTACTTTCTGAAAAATTGAAAGTCCAAGATGTGGAGTTTGCTTACGGTGGACTTAGGCCTCTAGCGGAAACAGGGGGAGAAGATAAGGAAACGTACTCTGCCTCCAGAAAATCCGAATTACAAGATCATTCTAAGGACAGGATAGAGGGACTGATCAGTGCAGGCGGTGGAAAATATACTACCAGCAGACATTTTGCGGAGAAAATATTCAAACTCATCCGAAAGAAATCCTCTAAAAAAGTAGGGCCGAACGTTTCTAAGAAGAAATTCCTAAAAGGTTGCGAGATTCCAGATATACAATCTTATTTAGAAAAAGCTAAAACTTCTCATCCTGATTTTCCTAAAAATACAATAGAGTATCTGGTCCGTCATTATGGAACGGAATACGAGTCCATTCTGGAGTTAGCGGATTCTTCCGGACAATTATCGGAAGTATTGGACGAAGACGGAGAATTGGCAGCCCAGGTTCTGTATGCGATCCGTTTCGAAATGGCGATGAACTTGCAGGATATTTTTTTGAGAAGGACCGGACTTGGTACTGTTGGACTTCCAACCGACGAGGTGATTTCTAAAGTAGTAGAGATCGCAGGTAAAGAGTGGAGATGGACTAATGAAAAAAAATCGGAAGAGATCCAAAAACTAAAAAGAAGACTGAAAGTCCCTGTTTCATTTTAA
- a CDS encoding glycogen/starch/alpha-glucan phosphorylase, which translates to METTERRKILDLFERDVKMGVDSLGSTIVKKLEYELGKYKNNTYKEDIYRALAMSLRDILISRWNEIQEQYRSKKVRKVYYLSIEYLLGTLLRTNLASLQMKNTAEKALQSLGYELSEVAENEPDAALGNGGLGRLAACFLDSLATLNFPAQAAGIRYEYGIFRQEIRNGFQREYPENWLNQDNPWEIARMDLVYPVQFYGQIKTDIDHKGCSFCIWDPKEVVLAEAYDVFIPGFKTNSVINLRLWKAKSSREFNLDYFNHGDYLRAIEDKQKSENISKVLYPNDSIEQGRELRLKQEYFLVSATLQDALAQFISEEGIKWENLPRRLIFHLNDTHPTLAIPEFMRLLIDGYSMPWDQAWDYTTQCFAYTNHTIMPEALESWTVDLMENVLPRHLQLIYEINFNFLQELRRKNVSEDIVRKVSIIEEGNPKRIRMSHLAVVASKSVNGVAKLHTEILKTNIFPEFYSLFPEKFHNITNGVAHRRWLLTANPKLSDLITDNIGDGWQKDLSNISELEKYSGDKEFRQEWAKIKKENKEFLSNFTLNTLGLRIDPNSIFDVQIKRIHEYKRQLLNVLRIVYDYQRIKENPSGLYAPRTVFFSGKAAPGYRKAKLIVKLIHSVGNVVNSDPQVNRLLKVVFLPNFNVGLAEKIIPAADLSEQISCPGTEASGTGNMKFMLNGALTVCTLDGANLEILETVKDENIYVFGHTVDELKELKNSGYDPLMIYNTDPAIMNVLNAVRKGFFLKEAKDLFKDLVDELLLRGDAYYLLADFHSYINVQDRISKDYLHSEDWTRRTIINAARAGNFSSDRTVLEYVQKIWKLKKYIPSD; encoded by the coding sequence TACGAACTCGGAAAATATAAGAACAATACCTACAAAGAGGATATCTATCGGGCCTTAGCGATGAGCTTAAGGGATATACTTATCAGCAGGTGGAATGAAATTCAGGAACAATATAGGAGTAAGAAGGTTCGAAAAGTATATTATCTTTCGATTGAATATCTACTCGGAACGTTACTGAGAACCAATCTTGCAAGTCTCCAGATGAAAAATACCGCTGAAAAAGCTTTGCAGAGTCTCGGATATGAACTTTCGGAAGTCGCTGAAAACGAACCTGATGCAGCCTTGGGGAATGGCGGTTTGGGAAGATTGGCCGCTTGCTTTTTGGATTCGCTTGCAACGTTGAATTTTCCCGCTCAAGCGGCAGGTATTCGTTACGAATACGGGATTTTTAGACAAGAGATCCGAAACGGATTCCAGAGAGAGTATCCGGAGAACTGGTTGAACCAGGATAATCCTTGGGAGATTGCAAGAATGGATCTTGTATATCCCGTTCAGTTTTACGGGCAGATCAAGACGGATATCGATCATAAAGGTTGTTCGTTTTGTATTTGGGATCCTAAGGAAGTCGTACTTGCTGAAGCGTATGATGTTTTCATTCCGGGATTTAAGACGAATTCAGTCATCAATCTTAGGCTTTGGAAGGCAAAGTCTAGTAGGGAATTTAACCTAGACTATTTTAATCACGGGGATTATTTGAGAGCCATCGAAGACAAACAAAAGTCTGAGAATATCTCTAAGGTCCTTTATCCCAACGATAGCATAGAACAAGGGAGAGAATTGAGATTAAAGCAGGAATATTTTTTGGTAAGCGCGACTCTACAGGACGCCTTAGCACAATTTATTTCGGAAGAGGGGATCAAATGGGAGAATCTTCCTCGTAGGCTCATCTTTCATCTGAATGATACTCATCCTACCTTAGCGATCCCTGAATTTATGCGTTTGTTAATCGACGGGTATTCCATGCCTTGGGACCAAGCATGGGATTATACGACTCAATGTTTTGCATATACGAATCATACCATCATGCCGGAAGCATTGGAAAGTTGGACGGTGGATTTGATGGAAAATGTGTTACCTAGACATCTTCAGCTTATATACGAGATCAATTTCAATTTTCTGCAAGAACTTAGAAGGAAGAACGTTTCCGAAGATATTGTACGTAAGGTTTCCATTATAGAGGAAGGAAACCCGAAAAGGATCCGAATGTCCCATTTAGCGGTGGTAGCTTCTAAAAGTGTTAACGGGGTAGCAAAATTGCACACCGAAATCCTGAAGACCAATATATTTCCAGAATTCTATTCGTTGTTTCCGGAAAAATTTCATAATATAACTAACGGAGTCGCACATAGACGTTGGCTCCTTACTGCAAATCCTAAACTTTCGGATCTAATAACGGATAATATCGGAGATGGTTGGCAAAAGGATCTTTCTAATATATCGGAATTGGAAAAGTATTCGGGAGATAAGGAATTTAGACAGGAATGGGCTAAGATCAAAAAGGAAAATAAGGAATTTCTATCTAATTTTACTCTGAACACTTTAGGATTAAGGATCGATCCGAATTCCATATTCGATGTCCAGATAAAAAGAATACATGAATATAAACGGCAACTTTTGAATGTTTTGCGTATCGTGTACGACTATCAAAGGATCAAGGAAAATCCTTCCGGCCTTTACGCTCCTAGAACGGTCTTCTTTTCGGGAAAAGCCGCCCCGGGATATCGTAAAGCAAAGTTGATCGTCAAATTGATCCATTCTGTCGGAAATGTCGTGAATTCGGATCCGCAAGTGAATCGGCTTCTTAAAGTCGTATTTCTTCCAAATTTTAATGTGGGTCTGGCTGAGAAAATTATTCCAGCCGCAGATTTGTCCGAACAGATCTCTTGTCCGGGAACCGAAGCTTCCGGAACCGGAAACATGAAGTTCATGTTAAACGGAGCGCTTACCGTGTGTACATTAGATGGAGCTAATTTGGAAATTTTGGAAACTGTGAAGGATGAAAATATCTATGTATTCGGACATACTGTAGATGAGCTGAAAGAACTCAAGAATTCCGGCTACGATCCACTCATGATCTATAATACTGATCCTGCGATCATGAACGTTTTGAACGCAGTTCGAAAAGGTTTCTTTCTGAAGGAAGCTAAAGACCTTTTTAAGGATTTGGTGGACGAACTTCTGTTACGAGGAGATGCGTATTATTTACTCGCGGATTTCCACTCTTACATAAACGTCCAAGATAGAATTTCAAAGGATTATTTACATTCCGAAGATTGGACAAGACGAACGATCATAAATGCGGCAAGGGCCGGAAATTTTTCCTCCGACAGAACGGTCTTGGAATATGTTCAAAAGATCTGGAAGTTGAAAAAGTATATTCCTTCCGACTGA
- a CDS encoding DUF3147 family protein, with protein MFYLIVKYAVTSALVVLISEIARRNDRLGALVASLPLVTILTLLWLQFEKTDPEKISNHAYYTFWFVIPTLPMFLVFPKLYSTFGFWSALGSCMLLTFVLFISFNYILEKYGIKLI; from the coding sequence ATGTTCTATCTGATCGTTAAATACGCAGTGACTTCAGCTTTAGTGGTTTTGATTTCGGAGATCGCTCGAAGAAACGATCGTTTAGGGGCTTTAGTTGCTTCTCTTCCTTTGGTGACCATATTAACTTTGCTTTGGTTGCAGTTTGAAAAAACGGATCCGGAAAAAATCTCCAATCATGCATATTATACTTTTTGGTTTGTGATCCCTACCTTGCCGATGTTCTTGGTTTTTCCTAAATTATATTCCACATTCGGCTTTTGGTCCGCTCTCGGATCTTGTATGCTCTTAACTTTTGTACTTTTTATTTCCTTCAATTATATTCTCGAAAAATACGGGATCAAACTTATATAA